Proteins encoded in a region of the Calypte anna isolate BGI_N300 chromosome 15, bCalAnn1_v1.p, whole genome shotgun sequence genome:
- the PPP1CC gene encoding serine/threonine-protein phosphatase PP1-gamma catalytic subunit, whose product MADIDKLNIDSIIQRLLEVRGSKPGKNVQLQENEIRGLCLKSREIFLSQPILLELEAPLKICGDIHGQYYDLLRLFEYGGFPPESNYLFLGDYVDRGKQSLETICLLLAYKIKYPENFFLLRGNHECASINRIYGFYDECKRRYNIKLWKTFTDCFNCLPIAAIVDEKIFCCHGGLSPDLQSMEQIRRIMRPTDVPDQGLLCDLLWSDPDKDVLGWGENDRGVSFTFGAEVVAKFLHKHDLDLICRAHQVVEDGYEFFAKRQLVTLFSAPNYCGEFDNAGAMMSVDETLMCSFQILKPAEKKKPNSSRPVTPPRGMITKQAKK is encoded by the exons CAGCATCATCCAACGGCTGCTGGAGG TGAGAGGATCAAAACCAGGCAAAAATGTCCAACTTCAGGAGAATGAAATTAGAGGACTGTGCTTGAAATCTAGAGAAATCTTCCTGAGTCAGCCTATTCTACTAGAACTTGAAGCTCCACTGAAAATCTGTG GTGACATCCATGGGCAGTACTATGACTTGCTTCGACTCTTTGAATATGGAGGTTTTCCCCCAGAAAGCAACTACCTGTTCCTTGGTGATTATGTTGACAGAGGAAAACAGTCTTTAGAAACAATTTGTCTTCTCTTGGCCTACAAAATTAAATACCcagagaattttttcctccttagaGGGAACCACGAATGTGCCAGCATCAACAGAATTTATGGGTTTTATGATGAAT GTAAGAGGAGATACAATATTAAGCTGTGGAAAACCTTCACAGACTGTTTTAACTGTTTACCAATTGCAGCTATTGTGGATGAGAAAATATTCTGCTGCCATGGGG GTTTGTCCCCTGACCTTCAGTCCATGGAACAGATCAGACGGATCATGCGCCCCACAGATGTGCCAGATCAGGGGCTGCTTTGTGACCTCCTGTGGTCTGACCCTGACAAGGATGTCTTAGGATGGGGTGAAAACGACAGAGGAGTGTCCTTCACATTTGGTGCTGAAGTGGTTGCTAAGTTTCTCCATAAACATGATTTGGATCTCATATGCAGAGCCCAtcag GTTGTTGAAGATGGATATGAGTTTTTTGCAAAAAGGCAACTGGTAACTCTCTTTTCTGCCCCAAATTACTGTGGAGAATTTGATAATGCAGGTGCCATGATGAGTGTGGATGAGACCCTGATGTGCTCTTTTCAG attttgaaaCCTGCAGAGAAGAAGAAGCCCAATTCCAGCAGACCTGTAACGCCTCCCAGGGGGATGATcacaaaacaagcaaagaaataa